A genomic segment from Dermacentor silvarum isolate Dsil-2018 chromosome 11, BIME_Dsil_1.4, whole genome shotgun sequence encodes:
- the LOC119432599 gene encoding ubiquitin-conjugating enzyme E2 Z, producing MANSTARGGLGKDGRLQSSWDPMDFVNEVPTPACLMRVTRDIADIKADPLPGIHISPEESDLTRIHALVVGPEGTPYEGGFFHFFLKCPPNYPVQPPRVRLMTTDAGRVRFNPNLYANGKVCLSILGTFPGPVWSPAQGIGSVLVSIQSLLNEQPFYNEPGMAQLGWRVESQQYNDRVQHDTVRVAICDAVGASLKNDPPCPRDLAEVILKTFAESYNKYEQKVQSLIQSNTGTSWAQYLGFTTTYKYEPLLKRLQDLRKLVNDKIAAQAAAQAAAQVTAQAID from the exons ATGGCGAATTCTACCGCAAGAGGCGGTCTGGGCAAAGACGGCAGGCTTCAGAGTTCCTGGGACCCGATGGACTTCGTGAACGAGGTCCCGACGCCTGCGTGTCTGATGAGAGTGACGCGGGACATAGCCGACATCAAGGCCGACCCGCTGCCCGGCATCCACATCTCGCCGGAGGAGAGCGACCTCACTAGGATCCACGCTCTCGTGGTAGGACCGGAGGGCACGCCGTACGAGGGCGGCTTCTTCCACTTCTTTCTCAAGTGTCCCCCAAACTACCCGGTTCAGCCGCCCCGAGTGCGCCTGATGACCACGGACGCCGGTAGAGTGCGATTCAACCCGAACCTCTACGCCAACGGCAAG GTGTGCCTCAGCATCCTCGGCACATTTCCCGGGCCAGTCTGGAGCCCAGCACAGGGCATAGGCAGCGTCTTGGTCTCGATACAATCGCTGCTCAACGAGCAGCCTTTCTACAACGAGCCAGGTATGGCACAACTGGGATGGCGGGTAGAGTCCCAGCAGTACAACGACAGAGTGCAACACGACACCGTCAGGGTGGCCATCTGCGACGCAGTGGGAGCATCCCTTAAGAACGACCCTCCCTGCCCGCGAGACCTGGCGGAGGTCATCCTGAAGACGTTTGCCGAGTCGTACAACAAGTACGAGCAGAAGGTTCAATCCCTGATCCAGAGCAACACCGGCACGTCATGGGCTCAGTACCTGGGCTTTACAACCACGTACAAATATGAGCCACTGCTCAAGAGACTTCAGGATCTCCGCAAGCTGGTGAATGACAAGATTGCAGCTCAAGCCGCTGCTCAAGCAGCTGCACAAGTCACAGCTCAAGCTATTGATTAG